A genomic region of Blastocatellia bacterium contains the following coding sequences:
- a CDS encoding M48 family metalloprotease: MKKRFFLIIIFLVFPFIIYSQTNENTEKLDKPSRDMAKEEIIWQELKTPDLINIWKKATEALDKDDYQTAAQLYEKVLVKSPKFDAAMRRLGSSYLSLGKRKEALELLEQAVKEKSSPENLISLAQALAFSGENQQTPNKDLSRAFSLAQQAERKYTGNDPSYTLLVAQLAFNLENNYFLCESSRKLIDKHSDLMPSHYFMAICSFTKADWVNAKKEIRKAQELGLEAKEVERILALINEATSVSVGNTNNLGFSSYFYYAIYLVIAWIAGLVLLFILGKVFSRLNLQFIETADPNLAASPKELSLRKYYRMLINISSIYYYLSMPVVMFLVITIVGSILYFFLWIGTIPIKLFLFIALAGLMTVIAMVRSFFIKIDSNDPGRELKQDEAPKLWELTREVAKTLGTRPIDEIRVTPGTDIAVYEKGSFREKSQDKAKRVLILGIGILNGFDLNAFRAVLAHEYGHFSNRDTAGGDIALRVRQDMTKFVVAIALNGQAVWWNIAYLFLQVYDFIFRRISFGATRLQEVLADRIAALNYSPQAFETGLRHVIRCEVEFSHLANQEIDNALATKRSLSNLYDLKATLDSEQDLNEQVNKIIAEKTSEDDTHPSPIDRFRYISRINSKIVEPSNTTVWELFADREAITKEMSTLVELNTVGTTYLTELKEVEK; encoded by the coding sequence ATGAAAAAACGGTTTTTCTTAATAATAATTTTCTTGGTTTTCCCCTTTATTATCTATTCACAAACAAATGAAAATACTGAAAAATTAGATAAACCTTCGCGTGATATGGCTAAAGAAGAAATTATTTGGCAAGAATTAAAAACTCCTGACCTAATCAATATTTGGAAAAAAGCAACAGAAGCACTAGATAAAGATGATTATCAGACGGCTGCACAGTTATATGAAAAAGTTTTAGTTAAATCTCCTAAATTTGATGCTGCAATGAGGCGGTTAGGTTCAAGTTATTTAAGTTTAGGGAAGCGTAAAGAGGCTTTAGAACTGCTAGAACAAGCTGTAAAGGAAAAATCTTCTCCTGAAAATCTTATTTCCCTAGCTCAAGCACTAGCTTTTTCTGGCGAAAACCAACAAACTCCAAATAAGGATTTATCACGTGCCTTTTCTTTAGCTCAGCAAGCAGAAAGAAAATACACTGGTAATGATCCAAGTTACACTTTATTAGTCGCACAACTAGCATTTAATTTAGAAAATAATTATTTTTTATGCGAGTCAAGCCGCAAATTAATTGATAAACATTCTGATTTAATGCCTAGCCATTACTTTATGGCTATTTGTTCTTTCACAAAAGCTGATTGGGTAAATGCAAAAAAAGAGATAAGAAAGGCTCAGGAGCTAGGTTTAGAAGCAAAAGAAGTAGAAAGAATATTAGCTCTAATTAATGAAGCCACTAGCGTATCTGTTGGTAATACAAATAACCTTGGATTTTCTTCTTATTTTTATTATGCAATTTATTTAGTGATAGCCTGGATAGCAGGACTAGTTTTGCTGTTTATATTAGGTAAAGTATTTTCTAGATTAAACTTACAATTTATTGAAACAGCCGACCCAAATCTTGCAGCTAGCCCAAAAGAACTTTCCTTAAGAAAATATTACCGAATGCTAATAAATATTAGCAGTATTTATTATTATCTTTCTATGCCTGTAGTAATGTTTTTGGTAATAACAATTGTTGGTTCAATTTTATATTTCTTCTTATGGATTGGAACTATTCCAATTAAATTATTTTTATTTATTGCATTAGCTGGGTTAATGACAGTTATTGCTATGGTACGTTCTTTTTTTATAAAAATAGATTCTAATGATCCAGGTAGAGAACTTAAGCAAGACGAAGCCCCTAAACTTTGGGAACTTACCCGCGAAGTAGCTAAAACGCTTGGGACTAGACCTATTGATGAAATTCGTGTTACTCCAGGAACTGACATAGCTGTTTATGAAAAAGGAAGCTTTAGAGAAAAATCACAGGATAAAGCTAAAAGAGTTCTAATTTTAGGAATAGGTATATTAAACGGTTTTGACTTAAATGCTTTTCGTGCTGTGCTAGCTCATGAATATGGACATTTTTCTAATCGAGATACGGCTGGCGGAGATATTGCGTTAAGAGTTAGGCAAGATATGACTAAATTTGTTGTAGCCATCGCGCTAAATGGTCAAGCAGTTTGGTGGAATATTGCTTACCTATTTTTACAAGTCTATGATTTTATCTTCCGTCGTATTAGTTTTGGAGCAACTAGATTGCAAGAAGTTTTAGCTGACCGTATTGCAGCACTTAATTATAGCCCTCAAGCCTTTGAAACAGGGCTTCGTCATGTAATTCGTTGTGAAGTGGAATTTTCTCATTTAGCAAACCAAGAAATTGATAATGCTTTAGCAACTAAAAGAAGTTTATCTAATCTTTATGACTTAAAAGCTACATTAGACTCAGAGCAAGACTTAAACGAACAAGTTAATAAAATAATAGCTGAAAAAACTTCAGAAGATGATACCCATCCTAGCCCAATAGATAGGTTTAGATATATTAGCCGTATAAATAGCAAAATAGTTGAACCAAGCAATACTACAGTTTGGGAACTTTTTGCTGATCGTGAAGCTATCACTAAAGAAATGTCTACTCTAGTAGAATTAAACACAGTAGGAACAACTTATTTAACTGAATTAAAAGAAGTTGAGAAATAA
- the rpiA gene encoding ribose-5-phosphate isomerase RpiA — protein MSTEQDPKAVSGTYAANLVADGMAVGLGTGSTARFAILRLGERVKEGLNIVAIPTSEASATLAKELGIKLVGFNEVNQLDITIDGADEIDADFNMLKGGGGALLREKVVASITKRQICIVDPNKVVEKLGKFPLPVEVVKFGWEVVANRVTSMGGKYTVRQRDGQNYVTDNGNYILDCDFYPIENAPELEKTLKMIPGVVEVGLFINLAHTLIMGHSNGECTVRERQ, from the coding sequence ATGTCAACTGAACAAGATCCTAAAGCGGTATCAGGAACTTATGCTGCTAATTTAGTGGCTGATGGAATGGCTGTAGGCTTAGGCACAGGTTCTACAGCTAGGTTTGCTATTTTACGTCTAGGAGAACGTGTTAAAGAAGGCTTAAACATTGTTGCAATCCCGACATCTGAAGCATCTGCAACATTAGCTAAAGAGTTAGGAATCAAGTTGGTTGGCTTTAATGAAGTAAATCAACTAGATATTACAATTGATGGAGCAGATGAAATTGATGCTGATTTTAATATGTTAAAAGGTGGCGGCGGCGCACTTTTACGAGAAAAAGTAGTTGCATCAATTACCAAGCGTCAAATTTGTATTGTTGACCCTAATAAAGTAGTAGAAAAATTAGGTAAATTTCCACTACCTGTTGAGGTAGTAAAATTTGGTTGGGAAGTTGTAGCAAATCGAGTTACTTCAATGGGTGGTAAATATACGGTTCGTCAACGCGATGGTCAAAATTATGTAACCGATAATGGAAACTATATTTTAGACTGCGATTTTTACCCAATTGAAAATGCACCTGAACTAGAAAAAACTCTTAAAATGATACCTGGTGTTGTAGAAGTCGGTCTATTTATCAACTTAGCTCATACTTTAATTATGGGTCATTCAAATGGTGAATGCACGGTTCGGGAGCGACAATGA
- a CDS encoding histidine kinase, with product MTGAYSGFLLLPGILWLINRFPICQQNLAKHLFIHLAGSIVYGFFHTILMKFSRIFIYSLFSLGFYDYGDMRYRFLMEYHKQFIWYTLVLVTYHSIVYYQTNKERELKTAELELKASQLDNQLTQVQLQALKAQINPHFLFNTLNMISSLMYEDVRAADKMLVKLSNFLRMTLEKGNSQKISLHQELEFVTSYLDIMKARFPDKLDIVVDIAANLQTALVPSMLLQPLVENSIKHNDLSDKDKYKITIKAHREQEKLILSVLDNGVGIKDREKDIFQQGVGLSNIQTRLKQLYGNQHKLNIENKANIGLEVLIELPLENIKETVKELSIVK from the coding sequence ATGACAGGGGCTTACTCAGGCTTTTTATTGCTACCGGGCATTTTATGGCTAATAAACCGTTTTCCTATTTGCCAACAAAACCTAGCTAAACATTTATTTATTCACTTAGCAGGCTCAATAGTTTATGGATTTTTTCATACTATTCTAATGAAGTTTTCCAGAATATTTATTTATAGTTTATTTAGTCTAGGATTTTATGATTATGGAGATATGCGTTATAGATTTTTGATGGAATATCATAAACAATTTATTTGGTATACTTTAGTTTTAGTTACATATCATTCAATTGTTTATTATCAAACTAATAAAGAGCGAGAACTAAAAACAGCAGAACTAGAGTTAAAAGCCTCGCAACTTGATAATCAGTTAACACAAGTTCAACTACAAGCCTTAAAAGCGCAAATCAACCCACATTTTTTATTTAATACTCTAAATATGATTTCATCTTTGATGTATGAAGATGTTAGGGCAGCAGATAAAATGCTAGTAAAATTAAGTAATTTTCTGCGTATGACGCTAGAAAAAGGAAATAGTCAAAAAATATCGTTACACCAGGAATTAGAGTTTGTAACCAGTTATTTAGACATTATGAAAGCTAGGTTTCCTGATAAACTAGATATAGTGGTTGATATTGCAGCTAATCTTCAAACTGCACTTGTTCCAAGTATGCTACTACAACCATTAGTAGAAAATTCTATCAAACATAATGACTTATCTGATAAAGATAAATATAAAATAACTATTAAAGCTCATAGAGAACAAGAAAAACTAATTCTATCTGTTTTAGATAATGGTGTAGGAATTAAGGATAGAGAAAAAGATATTTTTCAACAAGGCGTTGGCTTATCTAATATACAAACTAGGCTAAAACAGCTTTATGGAAATCAACATAAATTAAATATAGAAAATAAAGCTAATATTGGGCTAGAAGTTTTAATTGAATTGCCACTAGAAAATATTAAAGAAACAGTCAAAGAATTAAGTATAGTTAAATAA
- a CDS encoding HAD family hydrolase → MTSKLNDLAALIIDMDGVLWHDTEPLPGLIEFFDLLRKRNILFVLATNNASKTAEQFQEKLASMGVSVRKEEVLTSSQATALYLKELAPEGSKVFVIGEEGLKQPLKEAGFEISTGQADYVVCGMDRGLSWEKLAQATLNIRAGAKFIGTNPDTTFPTERGVVHGNGAVLAALKTASEVEPIIIGKPEPIMYQQAMLRLGTNKENTIALGDRLETDILGAKRAGISSIMVLTGISKESDLDLVDYRPEWIFAGLPELILALQN, encoded by the coding sequence ATGACCAGTAAATTAAATGATTTAGCCGCATTAATTATTGATATGGATGGTGTGCTTTGGCACGATACTGAGCCATTACCAGGACTAATAGAGTTTTTTGACTTGTTACGCAAACGCAATATTCTTTTTGTTTTAGCAACAAATAATGCTAGTAAAACGGCTGAGCAATTTCAGGAAAAACTTGCCTCAATGGGTGTTAGTGTGCGTAAAGAAGAGGTTTTAACTTCTTCTCAAGCTACAGCACTTTACTTAAAAGAACTTGCTCCAGAAGGCTCAAAAGTTTTTGTAATTGGCGAAGAAGGCTTAAAACAACCTTTAAAGGAAGCAGGTTTTGAAATTTCTACGGGACAAGCAGACTATGTTGTTTGTGGTATGGATCGGGGACTGAGTTGGGAAAAACTTGCCCAAGCAACGCTTAATATTCGTGCTGGAGCCAAGTTTATTGGGACAAATCCTGATACAACTTTTCCAACTGAAAGAGGTGTTGTACATGGCAATGGAGCAGTTTTAGCAGCATTAAAAACCGCTAGCGAAGTTGAACCAATAATTATTGGTAAACCTGAGCCAATAATGTACCAACAAGCAATGCTTCGTTTAGGAACAAATAAAGAAAATACTATCGCGTTAGGAGATCGCTTAGAAACCGATATTTTAGGAGCAAAACGCGCAGGTATTTCAAGCATTATGGTGCTAACAGGAATTAGCAAAGAATCTGACCTAGATTTGGTTGATTATCGCCCAGAATGGATTTTTGCAGGGCTTCCAGAATTAATTTTAGCTTTGCAAAATTAG
- a CDS encoding response regulator transcription factor, which produces MRVIIIDDELPARKKIRTFLADEVEIIGEASNGLEAVNLIEQLQPDLIFLDIQMPGLTGFEVLQALDKTIMPAVIFTTAYDEYAVKAFEVNALDYLLKPFDEERFQKALERVNKQNSQNNQYQQLTNLLLQLKKQPNYLQRLLIKTAGKIVFIKTDEINWIEAEEKYVQIHVGKDKYLYRETMNALEQQLNSEIFARIHRSYIVRIDFIKELVPWSHGDYLLILQDKTELSLGRNYRDKFLNNYKN; this is translated from the coding sequence ATGAGAGTAATAATTATAGATGATGAACTACCAGCTAGAAAAAAGATCCGTACTTTTCTAGCTGACGAGGTAGAAATTATTGGTGAAGCTAGCAATGGGCTAGAAGCGGTAAATCTTATTGAACAGCTTCAACCTGATTTAATTTTTCTTGATATTCAAATGCCTGGGCTAACAGGTTTTGAAGTTTTACAAGCTTTAGACAAAACCATTATGCCAGCAGTTATTTTTACAACAGCTTATGATGAATATGCTGTAAAGGCTTTTGAAGTAAATGCGCTAGATTACTTGCTAAAACCATTTGACGAAGAGCGTTTTCAAAAAGCACTTGAGCGTGTAAATAAACAAAATAGCCAAAATAATCAATACCAACAGCTAACAAATCTTTTATTACAACTAAAAAAACAGCCTAATTACTTACAAAGACTACTAATAAAAACTGCTGGTAAAATTGTTTTTATTAAAACTGATGAAATAAATTGGATAGAAGCAGAAGAAAAATATGTACAAATTCATGTTGGTAAAGATAAATATCTCTACCGTGAAACAATGAACGCACTAGAACAACAACTTAACTCAGAGATCTTTGCTCGTATCCATAGATCTTACATCGTTAGAATAGACTTTATTAAAGAGCTAGTCCCTTGGTCACATGGGGATTATCTATTAATTTTGCAAGATAAAACTGAGTTAAGCTTAGGTAGAAATTACCGCGATAAATTTCTTAATAATTATAAAAATTAA
- a CDS encoding acyltransferase family protein: MLEAKNNLDRRYELDWLRVIAIVILFFYHTGMMFVSWDWHISNKETSKTLETIMVWLHQWRMPLLLFISGVGTHLALGRRSASSYAKERSNRLLIPLIFGMFIIVPPQIYYEKIALYSSYLDFYSTVFQFMPYPKGSFSWHHLWFILYLFVYSLIALPIFLWLRKPSSTKFLELCFKLSNRNGGLLLWVIPIILTQFLLRPFFPRETHDLINDWAYFTFYFLFFLFGYISFSYTSLWELFKTQRKLNLAISLVTLVIFYLIYFIPYKLPINFDLPWEVIKVIVAWFWVVTFIGYGQMYLNFNSKWLKYANEVAYPFYILHQTIIIAIGYYVIQWQAHILVKYSVVLLLTFLACFIAYEVLIKRIGFLRLVFGLKNLTKTQETNQYQLSKNSV, encoded by the coding sequence ATGTTAGAGGCTAAAAATAATTTAGATCGACGCTATGAACTAGATTGGCTTAGAGTAATAGCTATTGTTATTTTGTTTTTCTATCACACAGGAATGATGTTTGTTAGTTGGGATTGGCATATTTCCAACAAAGAAACTTCTAAAACCCTTGAAACCATTATGGTTTGGCTACATCAATGGAGAATGCCGCTACTATTATTTATTTCTGGAGTAGGGACACATCTTGCACTTGGCCGTAGAAGTGCTTCAAGTTACGCTAAAGAACGAAGTAACCGTTTATTAATTCCACTAATTTTTGGGATGTTTATCATAGTTCCACCACAGATTTATTATGAAAAAATCGCTCTATACTCATCTTATTTAGATTTTTATTCTACTGTTTTTCAATTTATGCCTTATCCTAAAGGTAGTTTTAGCTGGCATCATCTTTGGTTTATCCTTTATTTATTTGTTTATTCTTTAATAGCATTACCTATTTTTTTATGGTTAAGAAAACCTTCTTCCACTAAATTTTTAGAATTATGTTTTAAGTTATCTAATAGAAATGGTGGCTTATTACTTTGGGTTATACCAATAATTCTTACTCAATTTTTGCTTAGACCTTTCTTTCCACGTGAAACACATGATTTAATAAATGATTGGGCATATTTCACTTTTTATTTTTTATTCTTCCTATTTGGTTATATTTCTTTCTCTTATACAAGCCTTTGGGAACTTTTTAAGACACAAAGAAAGTTAAATCTAGCGATATCTCTTGTGACTTTAGTAATATTTTATTTAATCTATTTTATTCCTTACAAATTACCAATTAATTTTGATTTACCTTGGGAAGTTATTAAAGTTATTGTAGCCTGGTTTTGGGTAGTTACTTTTATTGGCTACGGGCAAATGTACTTAAATTTTAATAGTAAATGGCTAAAATATGCTAATGAAGTGGCTTATCCCTTTTATATATTGCACCAAACAATAATTATTGCTATTGGCTACTATGTTATTCAATGGCAAGCGCATATACTTGTAAAATATAGTGTTGTGCTTTTATTAACTTTCTTAGCTTGTTTTATAGCTTATGAAGTTTTAATTAAACGAATTGGCTTTTTAAGATTAGTTTTTGGCTTAAAAAACTTAACAAAAACTCAAGAAACAAATCAATATCAGCTATCAAAAAATAGCGTTTAA